A single window of Aspergillus oryzae RIB40 DNA, chromosome 8 DNA harbors:
- a CDS encoding uncharacterized protein (predicted protein), with translation MDMRYGECADDPEWTFQVQGPDQPEYDTMFYPLSTKLGESIYIINEDGSRTMNRDAYNRSRCYEHIAGPDCRNTQGYLGKNISAEEMTGCHTVQCILAKREDWEPRPDDMEFEHKSRYHLTGVAENMPSSGYGLKFAPVRHGIDNIQAETEFLLETSQEQLDETGLPFHPACFELFIQASKQCLGEVDIDTLVRIRDRACMESQHFPIEDNEDVKEGQEQVWNHTVGHEYLVANPIFVPSLKPIIQSAISTDRGFSVNNSPFESRSPINPASTARDPFRALPIEIILIIVDHLNSPDIAALRLTSRAFTHLPTSLWFRLVVTEMPWLYEAWSSDPTPYHWATVIAHDVHQEKAAREEWDRDMEKQSLVIGEEMPEVQAEWLRNLPRWEWPDHPDRLEVLDLSPARLHYHTTNWYRLYRDITVNWKQLKGLQNRARIWDAVLQIVGAIKDARGEYVNEGFSDGIV, from the exons AGCATCTATATCATTAATGAAGATGGCTCTAGAACAATGAACCGGGATGCATACAACAGATCCAGATGCTATGAGCATATTGCTGGTCCTGACTGCCGAAATACCCAAGGATACCTAGGGAAGAATATATCGGCCGAAGAAATGACCGGTTGTCATACTGTTCAGTGTATCCTTGCAAAGCGAGAAGACTGGGAACCTAGGCCAGATGATATGGAGTTCGAACACAAAAGTCGATATCATCTCACAGGCGTCGCAGAGAACATGCCTTCGTCCGGATATGGGTTGAAATTTGCTCCCGTCCGACATGGCATCGATAATATTCAGGCGGAAACTGAGTTTTTGCTTGAAACG TCCCAGGAGCAACTGGATGAGACCGGGCTACCGTTTCATCCAGCGTGTTTTGAATTGTTTATCCAGGCCAGCAAGCAGTGTCTCGGGGAGGTTGACATAGACACGTTGGTCCGGATTCGTGACAGAGCATGTATGGAAAGCCAGCACTTCCCAATCGAAGACAACGAAGATGTCAAAGAGGGACAAGAACAGGTCTGGAATCATACCGTCGGACACGAATATCTAGTCGCCAATCCCATATTTGTCCCCTCACTCAAACCAATCATCCAGTCCGCCATTTCCACAGACAGAGGATTCAGCGTGAACAACAGCCCCTTCGAATCCAGGAGTCCAATAAATCCAGCGTCAACCGCTCGAGATCCCTTCCGCGCATTGCCCATTGAAATCATTTTAATCATCGTTGATCACCTTAACTCCCCAGATATCGCCGCTCTCAGGCTCACATCACGCGCCTTCACGCACTTACCAACATCTCTTTGGTTTCGGCTGGTGGTTACGGAGATGCCATGGCTGTATGAAGCATGGTCTTCGGATCCGACGCCGTATCACTGGGCGACTGTGATCGCGCACGATGTACACCAGGAAAAGGCAGCTCGGGAAGAGTGGGACCGTGACATGGAGAAACAAAGTCTTGTTATCGGTGAAGAGATGCCTGAAGTTCAGGCTGAATGGCTGCGCAACCTCCCTCGGTGGGAATGGCCGGATCACCCGGACAGATTGGAAGTTCTCGATCTGAGTCCGGCGAGATTACACTACCATACTACGAACTGGTACCGACTGTACCGGGACATTACTGTCAATTGGAAGCAGCTCAAGGGGCTACAGAACCGCGCTAGGATTTGGGATGCCGTGTTGCAGATTGTTGGTGCGATTAAGGATGCTCGTGGGGAGTATGTGAATGAGGGTTTCAGTGATGGTATCGTTTAG
- a CDS encoding GNAT family N-acetyltransferase (predicted protein): protein MPILPHLPTHSQTPPIHTARLLLRPFRAADLPALHVLRTTPDVMRWTRQGRIDATTEETSKWMQRFTQDTEPGEQPNYNFAVLRKPISGAVHATESEEGDVIGVMGIVSISPEDGPEVGYLFLPETWGMGYATEALRGFAEAWWRLPVPGDGVSRNGEGAEEVGTLRAVTDKTNLGSARVLTKCGWTVVGEGVDGEDEKKVELLYWILRRPGI, encoded by the coding sequence aTGCCAATCCTACCACATCTCCCCACCCACTCCCAAACACCCCCGATCCACACGGCCCGACTTCTCCTCCGACCGTTTCGGGCCGCGGATCTTCCCGCCCTTCATGTCCTCCGAACCACTCCCGACGTGATGCGCTGGACCCGCCAGGGCCGCATCGACGCCACCACAGAAGAAACAAGTAAATGGATGCAACGCTTCACCCAAGACACCGAACCAGGCGAACAACCAAACTACAATTTCGCCGTCCTACGCAAACCAATCTCGGGCGCAGTCCATGCTACGGAGTCCGAGGAAGGCGATGTTATCGGCGTTATGGGCATCGTGTCTATTTCCCCGGAGGACGGTCCGGAGGTAGGGTATCTATTTCTGCCTGAGACGTGGGGCATGGGGTATGCGACGGAGGCTCTGAGGGGGTTTGCCGAGGCGTGGTGGAGGTTGCCGGTTCCGGGGGATGGCGTCTCTAGGAACGGTGAGGGAGCTGAAGAAGTGGGGACTTTGCGCGCTGTCACGGATAAGACGAATCTGGGGAGTGCGAGGGTGTTGACGAAGTGTGGTTGGACTGTTGTGGGGGAAGGTGTtgatggtgaggatgagaagaaggtggaATTGTTGTATTGGATCTTGCGCCGTCCTGGGATTTGA
- a CDS encoding Zn(II)2Cys6 transcription factor (predicted protein), which yields MGKVPIRSRTGCLTCRRRKKKCDERHPVCSGCDRNRLPCEWVSNDLVPRTRRPRGRRQLAVTQLPHEAQAMVNVFAVPKPGMVQRLLSHFIDHSPRWLLTRTGERRSDFLQYLLPAVSGNLLVHNCVLMIASADLAKYCRDDIEVQAVAVEYYGKAVSALQGSLNEDTRIVPHLNAAAALLLRRLHYTPEDLALRSFLFELFCYYFSLVAFSHGSKLSLCQASAIFNSPIVTQYLQQGNVMGTSQRLFMCIFRISMLVEKVTSERQIHDSPARAELVMLEEQLIAWQAELPSRRDADVAWLNDAITSELYRLACLIYIKKVLDTCLSDHSPPIQALVLAFVEHLGHLPPDAPSNNILCWPLVVAGLSAVVVTHQRAISTRLGQIYDIWRSDILCQSAAFLRQKWRDDRNHSAAASYGEHEKGQNDSPVAINDILKLQFPVILV from the exons ATGGGCAAGGTCCCGATCCGATCTCGAACAGGCTGCTTAACGTGTCGACGCCGTAAGAAAAAGTGCGACGAACGGCATCCCGTATGCAGCGGATGCGACAGAAACCGGCTTCCCTGTGAGTGGGTTTCTAATGACCTGGTGCCTAGAACACGACGGCCACGTGGCCGTCGACAGCTCGCGGTGACCCAGCTACCACATGAGGCACAGGCAATGGTCAATGTGTTTGCCGTTCCGAAGCCCGGGATGGTGCAGCGACTGTTGTCACACTTTATAGATCACAGCCCGAGATGGTTATTAACCAGAACTGGGGAGCGGAGATCCGACTTTCTGCAATATTTGCTTCCCGCGGTATCGGGAAACCTATTGGTTCATAACTGCGTTCTTATGATCGCCTCGGCTGATCTGGCCAAGTATTGCCGCGACGACATCGAAGTGCAAGCCGTAGCAGTAGAGTACTATGGGAAAGCTGTTTCCGCTTTGCAGGGATCGCTGAACGAGGA CACGCGCATAGTGCCTCATCTCAACGCTGCCGCCGCACTCCTGCTTCGTCGCCTTCATTACACCCCCGAAGACCTGGCCCTACGAAGTTTTTTGTTCGAACTATTTTGTTACTATTTCTCCCTGGTGGCCTTCTCGCATGGCTCCAAACTTTCGCTTTGTCAAGCATCCGCCATTTTTAACTCTCCCATTGTCACCCAGTATCTCCAGCAAGGCAACGTCATGGGCACCTCGCAGCGTCTCTTCATGTGTATCTTCCGAATTTCTAtgttggtggagaaggtCACATCTGAGAGGCAGATTCACGACTCACCGGCACGAGCAGAGCTTGTCATGCTTGAAGAGCAGCTGATCGCCTGGCAAGCTGAGCTTCCAAGTAGAAGGGACGCGGATGTCGCTTGGCTGAACGATGCAATAACCTCTGAGCTCTACCGCCTGGCATGTCTGATATATATCAAAAAGGTTCTAGACACCTGCTTGTCTGACCACAGCCCACCCATTCAGGCGCTTGTTCTAGCATTCGTTGAGCATTTGGGCCATCTGCCACCCGACGCACCGTCAAATAACATTCTTTGCTGGCCTTTAGTTGTTGCGGGGCTTTCTGCTGTAGTGGTTACCCACCAGCGGGCCATTAGCACAAGGCTGGGCCAGATCTATGACATATGGCGCTCCGACATACTTTGTCAGAGTGCCGCATTTCTACGACAGAAGTGGCGCGATGATCGCAATCATTCCGCAGCGGCCTCGTACGGAGAGCATGAGAAGGGTCAAAACGACTCACCGGTTGCGATCAATGATATACTCAAGCTTCAGTTCCCGGTCATTCTGGTTTAG
- a CDS encoding uncharacterized protein (predicted protein): MGPLARYAVNVASTTDVQKVLYLTDKQNIRLAIRNTGYDFMGKSPGPAAVAFWTHHLKLVQSMPGYIRYSGPTMRIGAGIQGSKAQNAAHKSGFVIVTGHYPDIRIAGGYTQGGGHGPLGSRYRRQLTNSWSGRL; encoded by the coding sequence ATGGGGCCACTTGCTCGCTACGCTGTTAATGTAGCGTCAACCACAGACGTGCAGAAGGTCCTCTATCTCACGGATAAACAAAATATTCGCCTTGCTATCCGGAACACAGGCTATGATTTTATGGGTAAATCCCCTGGGCCTGCCGCTGTTGCTTTCTGGACACATCACCTCAAATTAGTCCAATCCATGCCCGGATATATCCGTTATAGCGGGCCCACAATGCGCATTGGTGCAGGAATACAGGGCTCCAAAGCTCAAAACGCCGCCCACAAATCAGGCTTTGTTATTGTGACTGGTCATTATCCAGACATCCGAATAGCAGGCGGCTACACTCAGGGCGGAGGCCATGGGCCGCTGGGATCGCGATATCGACGTCAGTTGACAAACTCTTGGAGTGGGAGGTTGTGA
- a CDS encoding uncharacterized protein (predicted protein), translated as MSSSLQIRGGPYASTTAGMGGLPTIVPDIPICAVFLVLYIAFAATNMTIFQKNRRRGHKFVMSAMLFGFCMARITTLVLRIAWANRQRNVRLAIAANIFVNAGVLLVYIINFILAQRILRSKQPHLGWHPILRQGSKLLYSLILGALVMVITSTVLSLYTLDMHTRSQCRDVQLAAITYLLVFTCLPLAQVLIAFTLPRRPQEESFGQGGMTSKTAIVVLSSCLCILIAGFKAGVNWSPPRPVTNPAWYDSKACFYVFNFVLEIMILSLLTFTRFDRRFHIPDGSTRPGDYSCRALQPDKDSDQSQLRERKGSASVQT; from the coding sequence ATGTCTTCGTCCTTGCAAATTCGCGGCGGACCATATGCATCTACCACCGCGGGGATGGGAGGTCTTCCGACCATAGTACCCGACATTCCAATATGCGcggtcttcctcgtcttgtATATAGCATTCGCCGCTACAAACATGACCATCTTCCAGAAAAACCGACGACGGGGGCACAAATTCGTGATGTCTGCGATGCTATTCGGGTTCTGCATGGCAAGAATCACCACCCTTGTCCTGCGCATAGCCTGGGCCAATCGACAACGCAATGTCCGACTCGCTATTGCCGCTAATATCTTTGTCAATGCGGGGGTTCTCCTGGTGTACATCATCAACTTTATTCTCGCTCAGCGTATTCTCCGCAGCAAGCAGCCTCACCTCGGCTGGCACCCAATCCTGCGCCAAGGCTCCAAGCTTCTTTACTCCTTAATCCTCGGGGCATTGGTAATGGTAATCACATCTACAGTGCTATCCTTATACACGCTGGATATGCATACACGGTCTCAATGTCGCGACGTTCAACTGGCAGCTATCACCTATCTCCTCGTCTTTACCTGTCTTCCCCTTGCACAGGTCCTTATCGCATTTACCCTACCGAGAAGACCACAGGAGGAATCATTTGGGCAAGGCGGGATGACCAGCAAAACTGCGATTGTCGTTCTCTCATCGTGCTTATGTATTCTCATCGCCGGGTTCAAGGCTGGCGTCAATTGGTCCCCTCCCCGACCTGTAACCAACCCGGCCTGGTATGACTCCAAGGCATGCTTCTACGTGTTCAACTTCGTGTTGGAGATCATGATTCTCAGTCTTTTGACCTTTACCCGCTTTGACAGGCGCTTCCATATTCCGGACGGATCTACGCGGCCTGGCGACTATAGCTGTCGGGCATTACAGCCGGATAAAGACAGTGACCAATCTCAGTTGAGGGAACGGAAGGGGTCTGCATCAGTACAGACCTGA
- a CDS encoding transcription factor domain-containing protein (predicted protein), with protein sequence MGLPKVFHAVCFNQSTCTDDTSLHKVQLWQAICNIERLIGMILNLPPGTARYQLTAAAPLNADGSIHLTTYLTRLLDISIKVYDLEEFSATHESSMKRQMAALEMAQALGELAGQAPDTWWAGDERDHITPEDIVQFLHCCVLMRVYLPFALKQNLRDELVYARLPCMNACEAVARRYLVLRRKLPAGLFMSRVLDLQALTAASVLLLLSHHVRSTDRHSFRVDISHLHGVVSDIITLIGERARDPTNSDLAVEAYNTLRALDQLLRQDDHTGEVERLTVTVPLLGKIHVRRNARSAPQPRVANQPSSQLESNMGIQTWISASHPLEGQSSLGTNIPVNEADPSPDEWRLTDLSWSVEGSLDNLLEDAFLSESIGQYVDI encoded by the coding sequence ATGGGCTTACCCAAAGTATTCCATGCAGTGTGCTTCAATCAATCCACCTGCACCGATGACACGTCACTTCACAAAGTGCAGTTATGGCAAGCAATCTGTAATATAGAACGGCTGATTGGCATGATCCTAAATCTTCCCCCAGGGACAGCACGGTATCAACTTACAGCTGCTGCTCCACTTAATGCCGATGGCAGCATCCACCTCACAACTTATCTCACCAGACTTTTGGATATTTCTATCAAGGTTTATGATTTGGAAGAATTCAGTGCTACACATGAATCCAGTATGAAAAGGCAGATGGCCGCTCTGGAGATGGCACAGGCCCTCGGAGAACTCGCGGGCCAGGCACCAGATACATGGTGGGCAGGCGATGAGCGAGACCACATAACACCAGAGGATATCGTACAATTTCTACATTGCTGTGTCCTCATGAGAGTCTATCTACCATTTGCGCTGAAGCAGAACCTCCGAGATGAGCTCGTGTATGCTCGGCTACCGTGCATGAATGCTTGTGAAGCAGTGGCACGCCGGTATCTAGTACTGAGAAGAAAGCTTCCCGCAGGCTTGTTCATGTCTCGAGTTTTAGATCTACAGGCCCTTACAGCAGCGTCCgtactcctcctcctttcccatCATGTCCGCTCAACAGACCGTCATAGTTTCCGTGTCGATATAAGCCACCTCCACGGAGTAGTCTCGGACATCATCACTTTAATCGGCGAAAGGGCGAGAGACCCGACGAATTCAGACCTCGCAGTAGAGGCATATAATACTCTTCGTGCTCTGGACCAACTCCTTCGTCAAGACGACCACACTGGCGAGGTTGAAAGATTAACAGTTACAGTGCCGTTACTGGGGAAGATACATGTTCGACGTAACGCCCGCTCAGCTCCGCAACCCAGGGTAGCCAACCAGCCGTCGTCTCAGCTAGAGTCAAATATGGGTATTCAGACGTGGATTTCTGCATCACATCCACTAGAGGGTCAATCCAGCCTCGGCACGAACATACCCGTAAACGAGGCCGATCCAAGTCCCGACGAATGGCGACTGACTGACCTTTCCTGGTCAGTTGAAGGCAGCCTTGATAACCTACTCGAGGATGCTTTCTTGAGCGAAAGTATTGGGCAGTACGTAGACATTTAA
- a CDS encoding uncharacterized protein (predicted protein) encodes MSSLFLRRTRQRLKPVIAASVILATITVFLLSRTQPPQPHVETVTFPSSSGTGVVANNDRNSSTCYVDAELLKSLGYNSSAEYRRWEIAVRRSKSHNGVSDTLDVPVPKFEILDLDTDDDRIYLPETQCAPTATIEAPAAKARADASHMVFGVSTSLERLSDSLGPFAHWAGGTGARIFAMVDVVPKKEKLKVLNRAQELDIKLTIIESKEEWLDRYFRLTKVLWENRDAHTQWAVIIDDDTFFPSMSNLVERLATYDTTKPYYIGAPTENWGQMNIFSFMAYGGAGIFLSIPLLQQMNEVYDICYAFKDHGDKRISQCIYQHTTTKLTWERGLFQVDFGGDVTGFFESGRPLPLSIHHWKSWYDVDVVALGRAAAICGDDCQLQRWRISDRWYFINGFSLVQYSSPMNDMIGMEQTWDPSDWARDQGYAFSLGPLRPKDEKKVSFRMKSAVLEGQRLRQIYVHEPDSGSPRILEVVWTVADE; translated from the coding sequence ATGTCATCCCTCTTCTTGCGACGCACGCGCCAGCGACTGAAACCAGTCATCGCTGCCTCGGTTATTCTAGCGACCATCACggttttccttctgtcgAGAACACAACCTCCTCAGCCCCACGTTGAAACCGTCacttttccttcgtcttcagGAACCGGCGTTGTCGCGAATAACGATAGGAACTCCAGCACCTGTTATGTGGATGCGGAACTCCTAAAATCACTCGGATACAATTCTTCCGCGGAATACAGACGGTGGGAAATCGCCGTGCGGCGTTCAAAGAGTCACAATGGTGTTTCCGATACCCTAGATGTCCCCGTTCCAAAGTTCGAAATACTCGACCTAGACACCGACGATGATCGGATCTATCTCCCGGAAACCCAATGCGCCCCAACCGCCACGATCGAAGCCCCCGCGGCAAAAGCACGAGCAGACGCATCGCATATGGTATTCGGTGTTTCGACCTCCCTCGAACGACTGAGCGACTCGCTGGGCCCATTCGCACACTGGGCGGGAGGGACAGGGGCCCGGATCTTCGCAATGGTCGACGTCGTgcccaaaaaggaaaagttgAAGGTTCTCAACCGGGCTCAGGAACTGGATATTAAGCTTACCATCATCGAgtcgaaggaagaatggctgGACCGATACTTCCGCTTGACCAAGGTACTCTGGGAGAATCGCGACGCGCATACGCAGTGGGCGGTTATCATCGATGATGATACATTTTTCCCGTCTATGTCAAACCTAGTCGAGAGACTCGCGACCTATGATACTACCAAGCCGTATTACATAGGTGCCCCGACCGAGAACTGGGGACAGATGAATATTTTCTCATTCATGGCGTATGGAGGTGCGGGGATATTCCTTTCGATTCCCTtgctgcagcagatgaaTGAGGTCTATGACATATGTTATGCGTTCAAGGATCACGGCGATAAGCGGATCTCCCAGTGTATCTATCAACACACCACAACCAAACTCACCTGGGAGCGAGGGCTCTTCCAGGTTGACTTCGGGGGTGACGTGACTGGCTTCTTTGAATCTGGCCGACCGTTGCCCCTTTCTATACACCATTGGAAGTCCTGGTATGACGTGGACGTGGTTGCTCTCGGTCGGGCAGCCGCCATCTGCGGCGACGACTGTCAGCTTCAACGGTGGCGCATATCGGATAGATGGTATTTTATCAATGGGTTTTCGCTTGTACAGTATTCCTCGCCCATGAACGATATGATCGGTATGGAGCAGACGTGGGATCCCAGTGACTGGGCTCGTGACCAGGGGTACGCATTCAGTTTAGGACCGTTGCGCCcaaaggatgaaaagaaggtGTCCTTCCGGATGAAGAGCGCCGTCCTAGAAGGACAGAGACTCCGGCAGATTTATGTCCATGAGCCAGACTCAGGTAGCCCTCGGATACTGGAGGTTGTTTGGACTGTGGCGGATGAGTAG
- a CDS encoding glycosyltransferase family 25 protein (predicted protein) — protein sequence MHTFTSRRNGDGSWITSPTSPTDPDALLDSRIRNSTLGKIFAIGFKERTDKHDAIALAASYTGLEVDWFEGVRAANIPPKAYPAVWTEEKHRDKPAELGSWRAHMNALRHIVENKISSAVLMEDDSDWDVNIKAQMVEFARGTRALQGTEGVPFSPYGDNWDMLWLGHCGINLRGEPKYYVIPNDLTVTPRPHQNEFVRPPLAEDPNFESHRLIFNADNAICSWAMAFTYEGACKALTALSYVGIDEPVDLGYNFLCTNILHVPYKCLSSHPSIMGTWAQRGPASRDSDITDGDDTWHEASSRSLTYSTMLNILPLANNETTISATWEDVPAPKIAITTFKIPSGYLYTPDVE from the exons ATGCACACCTTCACTAGCCGAAG AAATGGCGATGGTTCCTGGATTACTTCCCCAACCAGTCCAACCGATCCCGATGCGTTGCTTGACAGCAGAATCAGAAACTCTACCCTAGGG AAGATTTTCGCAATCGGGTTCAAGGAGCGCACCGATAAGCACGATGCGATCGCGTTGGCGGCATCCTATACCGGGCTGGAAGTAGACTGGTTTGAAGGTGTCCGAGCCGCCAATATCCCTCCGAAAGCATACCCTGCT GTATGGACGGAAGAGAAACACCGCGATAAACCCGCCGAGCTCGGAAGCTGGCGCGCCCATATGAATGCTCTACGACA TATCGTGGAGAACAAGATCAGCAGCGCTGTCCTCATGGAAGACGATTCTGACTGGGACGTGAATATCAAGGCACAGATGGTCGAATTTGCACGGGGCACTAGGGCGCTTCAGGGAACGGAGGGTGTTCCCTTCTCCCCATACGGCGATAACTGGGATATGCTATGGCTAGGACATTGTGGAATAAATTTGCGAGGAGAGCCGAAGTACTATGTGATTCCTAACGATTTAACTGTTACGCCGCGACCCCACCAGAACGAGTTTGTCCGTCCACCGTTGGCAGAGGACCCCAACTTCGAGAGCCATCGTCTTATATTCAATGCGGATAATGCGATCTGCTCGTGGGCGATGGCATTTACCTACGAAGGCGCCTGCAAGGCACTCACTGCGTTATCATATGTCGGGATCGATGAGCCTGTCGATCTGGGTTATAACTTTCTTTGCACCAATATTCTGCACGTTCCCTATAAATGCTTGTCGTCACATCCTAGTATCATGGGCACCTGGGCGCAACGTGGTCCGGCATCGCGAGATTCGGATATTACTGACGGTGACGATACGTGGCATGAAGCAAGCTCTCGGTCCCTCACCTATAGCACTATGCTGAACATTCTACCGCTTGCGAATAATGAGACGACGATATCAGCAACGTGGGAGGATGTCCCAGCCCCGAAAATTGCTATTACGACGTTTAAGATACCCAGTGGTTATTTGTACACCCCCGatgttgaatga
- a CDS encoding uncharacterized protein (predicted protein) encodes MTILLVLALRRTRSIYVSSGPNFPLIVNLFSLYSIRSPTGRKRWCGLFHNTPAFLNNFTTTRSDINTLSPRMAGNENLPSGIPAMTKTAAAPQCSKGDDTADFGDFVRNEDEELDLEEVVEPWYNYDIKETSHVFHPICLGEVLNGRYLVGNKMGSGGGSTVWMAHDFQETKDVALKVMASRE; translated from the exons ATGACAATCCTCCTGGTTCTGGCACTGCGTCGCA CACGGAGTATATATGTGTCTTCGGGACCGAACTTTCCTCTCATTGTCAATCTTTTCTCGCTATACTCTATCCGCTCCCCGACTGGCCGTAAACGTTGGTGCGGCCTTTTTCATAACACGCCGGCCTTCCTAAATAACTTCACTACCACCCGCTCCGACATCAATACACTATCACCCAGGATGGCTGGCAATGAAAATCTCCCGAGTGGCATACCAGCCATGACCAAAACGGCGGCAGCACCCCAGTGTTCCAAGGGTGATGACACAGCGGATTTCGGTGACTTTGTGAGaaatgaggatgaggaaCTTGATCTCGAAGAGGTAGTCGAGCCCTGGTATAATTACGATATAAAAGAAACCTCACATGTCTTCCATCCCATTTGTCTTGGAGAAGTTCTCAATGGGAGATACTTGGTGGGGAATAAAATGGGCTCAGGCGGTGGCTCCACGGTCTGGATGGCCCACGACTTTCAAGAGACGAAAGATGTAGCTCTCAAAGTCATGGCTTCCAGAGAGTAG
- a CDS encoding MDR family MFS transporter (predicted transporter (major facilitator superfamily)), producing MTDRKEVAVEQDAKSLEAGAPEVPSQTPNDQTMEQLDIFEAPKIRTKLRIIAIMIALNLVLFVGALDQTIVATSIPTISAALHSAAGYTWIGGAYLLANAATAPMWAKFSDIWGRKPVLLGAVIFFAIASIIAALSKNMEMLIAARALQGAAGGGLMQLVFIVISDLFSIRTRALYLGMMGFTWALAGSAGPLIGGAFTELVSWRWCFWINLPLCGLSFILLLLFLDVHNPRTKLREGIVAVDWLGTICILAVTLLLLLGLDFGGAIFPWSSPKIICLIVFGTAMIGFFVFSEKRLAKYPLMPLSIFSNWSNNAIILVAFAHSMVAIGVEFYLPLYLQSVKQASPLRSGILIIPMMITEAAVDILSGILISRTGRYREITWAGLALMTLGTGLYINLGIDTPVARIIGFEIIGGIGTALLFQTPVIAIQNTVSQADTASATATMSFLRNLATSLSIVLGGVIFQNGMASRHSLLVDAGLSGSVLEALSGDHAAANVEIIKSIQEPAQRRAAQGAYAWSLRNIFIMYTSVAAVGLVAGAFIKQRHMSSEHTETKTGIQQLTKRESANWTRVGEEGAEVGVCVFASR from the exons ATGACAGATCGTAAGGAAGTGGCCGTAGAACAAGACGCAAAGTCCCTCGAGGCTGGTGCGCCAGAAGTTCCTTCACAAACACCAAATGACCAGACCATGGAGCAGCTGGATATATTCGAAGCCCCCAAAATCCGCACCAAATTGCGTATTATCGCTATCATGATCGCGCTCAAT CTCGTCCTCTTCGTAGGGGCACTCGATCAAACTATTGTCGCAACTTCTATACCCACAATCTCGGCAGCTCTGCACTCGGCTGCAGGCTATACCTGGATCGGAGGGGCGTACCTGTTAGCCAATGCCGCTACAGCGCCCATGTGGGCCAAGTTCAGCGATATCTGGGGCCGTAAGCCTGTTCTCCTTGGGGCGGTAATATTCTTTGCCATTGCGAGCATCATTGCAGCACTGAGTAAGAACATGGAGATGTTAATCGCTGCACGAGCACTGCAAGGCGCAGCTGGTGGAGGTCTTATGCAATTAGTCTTCATTGTCATCTCGGACCTCTTCAGTATACGCACCCGCGCGTTATATCTCGGTATGATGGGGTTCACCTGGGCACTTGCAGGATCAGCCGGTCCGCTTATCGGTGGAGCGTTCACCGAACTTGTTTCTTGGAGGTGGTGCTTCTGGATAAATCTGCCTCTCTGCGGCCTGTCTTTCATACTCTTGCTGCTTTTCCTGGATGTACACAACCCACGCACAAAGCTAAGAGAGGGTATCGTGGCCGTTGACTGGCTGGGCACAATCTGCATTCTAGCGGTGACTTTACTATTACTCTTGGGACTGGACTTCGGGGGCGCAATATTCCCCTGGAGCAGTCCGAAGATCATCTGCCTGATCGTGTTCGGAACAGCAATGATCGGCTTTTTCGTGTTCAGTGAGAAACGACTAGCCAAGTACCCGCTGATGCCTCTCAGCATATTCAGCAACTGGTCCAACAACGCAATCATCCTCGTCGCTTTCGCACACAGCATGGTCGCTATCGGTGTTGAATTTTACCTCCCGCTGTACCTGCAAAGCGTGAAGCAAGCCTCACCACTCCGCAGCGGTATCCTCATAATACCCATGATGATAACTGAAGCGGCCGTGGACATTCTATCCGGAATATTGATCTCTCGAACAGGTCGCTACAGAGAAATCACCTGGGCCGGGTTAGCACTCATGACCTTGGGAACGGGCTTATATATCAACCTCGGAATCGACACCCCGGTAGCAAGGATCATTGGGTTTGAGATCATCGGCGGTATCGGCACCGCACTTCTCTTCCAAACACCTGTCATCGCCATCCAGAATACGGTCAGTCAGGCCGATACCGCCTCCGCTACGGCGACTATGAGTTTTCTCCGCAATCTGGCGACATCCTTGTCCATCGTGCTTGGTGGTGTTATATTCCAAAATGGTATGGCCTCTCGTCATTCATTGCTGGTGGACGCTGGCCTTAGTGGATCTGTCCTCGAAGCCTTATCTGGTGATCATGCAGCGGCGAATGTCGAGATCATCAAGTCTATCCAGGAACCGGCGCAGCGTCGCGCAGCGCAGGGTGCTTATGCTTGGAGCTTGCggaatatatttattatgtATACGTCTGTGGCGGCCGTTGGGTTAGTGGCGGGTGCTTTTATCAAGCAACGACATATGAGCTCGGAGCATACTGAGACGAAGACTGGGATACAGCAGTTGACGAAGCGTGAATCTGCGA ACTGGACGAGagttggcgaagaaggagctgaagtAGGTGTTTGCGTTTTTGCTTCCAGATGA